In one Candidatus Peribacter riflensis genomic region, the following are encoded:
- a CDS encoding cell division protein FtsA codes for MPKERIVASLDIGSAKIRTVVAVVDGEQEKLIPNVIGVGISPSHGMRKGHVIDVEELIHNIISSLEDAERMAGVPINHVFVGMSGSHIESFDSRGVIAISGSEISVEDVGRVLEAAQAVSIPQNRRILHIEPKSYAVDEQRGIKNPVGMTGIRLEVEAHIVTGHIQHVKNIEKCVDQAGVDIDDIVPATVAAPEAVLTKRQKELGVVIIDIGAGCTSVAVFEEGTILYSASLPLGGESVTNDIAIGLRTSIDTAEKIKIEFGSVLPQEIAEREMIDLSSVSKVDTQTVSKRYMAEIMQARYFEVFSLVKQELTRIGRSGMLPAGALLTGAASKAPGVLDLARDVLGLPVQMGFPVDVGGVIEKVDDPAYATALGTLIWGVREGESAPMVGTVQMKRAVQRMGSWFKSLLP; via the coding sequence ATGCCAAAAGAACGCATTGTCGCCAGCCTCGATATCGGAAGCGCAAAAATTCGGACCGTCGTCGCTGTCGTGGATGGCGAGCAGGAGAAGCTCATCCCCAATGTGATTGGTGTGGGTATCTCTCCCTCCCATGGGATGCGCAAGGGGCACGTGATCGACGTGGAGGAACTCATTCACAATATCATCTCTTCGCTTGAAGATGCGGAGCGCATGGCGGGGGTGCCCATCAACCACGTGTTCGTGGGCATGAGCGGATCGCACATCGAATCGTTCGACAGTCGCGGCGTCATCGCCATCTCGGGTTCCGAGATCAGCGTGGAGGACGTGGGGCGCGTGCTCGAGGCTGCACAGGCCGTGAGCATTCCCCAGAACAGGCGCATCCTGCACATCGAGCCCAAGTCGTACGCGGTCGACGAGCAGCGCGGCATCAAGAATCCCGTCGGCATGACGGGCATCCGTCTCGAGGTCGAAGCCCACATCGTGACGGGGCACATCCAGCACGTGAAGAACATCGAGAAGTGCGTGGATCAGGCCGGCGTGGATATCGATGACATCGTTCCGGCCACCGTCGCCGCGCCCGAGGCTGTGCTCACCAAGCGTCAGAAGGAGCTCGGCGTCGTCATCATCGACATCGGCGCGGGCTGCACGAGCGTCGCGGTCTTCGAGGAGGGGACGATCCTCTACTCGGCCAGCCTGCCGTTGGGGGGCGAGAGTGTGACGAACGACATCGCCATCGGGCTGCGGACCTCCATTGATACGGCCGAGAAGATCAAGATCGAGTTCGGCTCGGTGCTTCCGCAGGAGATTGCGGAGCGTGAGATGATCGATCTCTCGTCCGTGAGCAAAGTGGATACGCAGACCGTGAGCAAGCGCTACATGGCCGAGATCATGCAGGCGCGCTACTTCGAGGTCTTCTCTCTGGTCAAGCAGGAGCTCACGCGCATCGGTCGCAGCGGCATGCTGCCCGCCGGCGCGCTCCTCACGGGGGCGGCTTCCAAGGCTCCGGGGGTGTTGGATCTGGCGCGCGACGTGCTGGGGCTCCCCGTGCAGATGGGGTTCCCGGTGGATGTCGGCGGCGTCATCGAGAAGGTGGATGATCCGGCCTACGCCACGGCACTCGGCACACTCATCTGGGGCGTGCGCGAGGGCGAGAGCGCCCCGATGGTCGGAACAGTGCAGATGAAGCGCGCCGTGCAGCGCATGGGTTCCTGGTTCAAGAGCCTCCTTCCCTAA
- a CDS encoding DNA polymerase I, which translates to MYRAYWAIPRTLKTQSGEQSNAVFGVASMLLSILGKEEPDALLFCFDEGDETFRHQEAKDYKAGRAETPDDFYVQIPRILELIETFGIPHVSNPKYEADDLLCAYARLAEKAGMRVTIVTGDRDALQLASDQIRIAIPHKGYQQAEYLGPKEIEAKYGVRPDQIASYKGLTGDQSDNLPGVKGIGPKIAAELLQKYDTLKGVYDHLDEIRPAVHEKLAADREQAFFCERMAALISDMPLPLSLADVQLGVFPTTQVLEFFRDMQFTLLIKRFQSLLITAFGKAHADAEAAAAMPSPVSVKLDQPTLF; encoded by the coding sequence ATGTACCGGGCCTACTGGGCGATCCCGCGCACGCTCAAAACCCAGTCGGGCGAGCAGTCGAATGCGGTCTTCGGCGTGGCTTCCATGCTCCTTTCCATTCTCGGCAAAGAGGAGCCGGATGCCCTCCTTTTCTGCTTCGACGAGGGCGATGAAACTTTCCGCCATCAGGAGGCCAAAGATTACAAGGCGGGCCGCGCCGAAACCCCCGACGATTTCTACGTGCAGATTCCGCGCATCCTTGAGCTCATCGAGACGTTCGGTATTCCCCATGTCTCGAATCCCAAGTACGAGGCCGATGACCTGCTGTGCGCCTACGCGCGGTTGGCGGAGAAGGCTGGGATGAGGGTCACTATCGTGACAGGGGACCGCGACGCCCTGCAGCTCGCCAGTGATCAGATCCGCATCGCCATTCCGCACAAGGGGTACCAGCAGGCGGAGTACCTGGGACCGAAGGAGATCGAGGCGAAGTACGGGGTCCGGCCCGACCAGATCGCCTCCTATAAAGGACTCACCGGCGACCAATCCGATAACCTGCCGGGAGTGAAAGGCATCGGGCCCAAGATCGCGGCGGAGCTGCTGCAGAAGTACGACACCCTCAAGGGCGTCTACGATCATCTGGATGAGATTCGGCCCGCCGTCCACGAGAAGCTCGCGGCGGATCGCGAGCAGGCGTTCTTCTGCGAGCGGATGGCTGCACTGATTTCCGACATGCCGCTTCCGCTCTCTCTCGCAGATGTGCAGCTCGGCGTTTTTCCCACCACTCAGGTGTTGGAATTCTTCCGTGACATGCAGTTCACTCTGCTCATCAAGCGCTTCCAGTCGCTTCTCATAACAGCCTTCGGCAAGGCGCATGCCGATGCAGAGGCGGCTGCAGCGATGCCCTCACCGGTGAGTGTGAAGCTCGATCAGCCGACGCTCTTTTGA
- a CDS encoding starch synthase gives MNPLSPAYDPKITRRYSARTIEHKVENKTALQRELNWPMEPKAPVICFPTGMSDALGGELLKQLLPGLLAVSAELLVLGKGENDYGELFTGLAKERGHRIAILPNDDDSIRKMLAASDIALFLTDPCALPELTTCLQYGVVPVAPECKGLEDYNPVQETGNAFLAGAETPWLIFAALVRALETFKFPFDWRTIQRHGMESVHEEKPVEG, from the coding sequence ATGAATCCCCTCTCTCCCGCGTACGATCCGAAGATCACCCGCCGCTACAGCGCGCGGACGATCGAGCATAAGGTGGAGAATAAAACCGCCCTGCAGCGTGAGCTCAATTGGCCAATGGAACCCAAGGCCCCCGTCATCTGCTTCCCGACCGGGATGTCAGATGCCCTCGGCGGGGAGCTTCTGAAGCAGCTGCTCCCGGGGCTCCTGGCGGTCTCCGCCGAACTGTTGGTGCTCGGCAAGGGAGAGAACGACTACGGTGAACTGTTCACCGGACTCGCGAAGGAGCGCGGCCACCGCATCGCCATCCTGCCGAACGACGACGACAGCATACGCAAGATGCTGGCCGCTTCGGATATCGCCCTCTTCCTCACCGACCCCTGCGCGCTCCCGGAGCTTACGACCTGCCTGCAGTACGGCGTGGTTCCCGTCGCGCCAGAGTGTAAGGGACTTGAGGACTACAACCCCGTGCAGGAGACCGGCAATGCCTTCCTCGCCGGAGCCGAAACCCCGTGGCTGATCTTCGCGGCCCTCGTACGCGCACTCGAAACCTTCAAGTTCCCGTTCGACTGGAGGACGATACAAAGACATGGGATGGAGTCGGTGCACGAAGAGAAACCTGTTGAGGGTTAG
- a CDS encoding tRNA pseudouridine55 synthase: MRHGFLLIDKPIGPSSHDAVAQVRAVLKEQKIGHLGTLDPAAEGLLVLAVGAKALKVVELFSDLPKEYRAHIHFGATSTTYDREGVIERWSPVAGWHAPDEITIRSIIGSRFLGKIQQVPPAHSAVKIGGERAYRKARQGRGVNIPPREVEITECIIERYAYPHLHLKVACGSGTYIRSLAHDLGQVLQCGGYLEGLKRISVGEWSVEDAIKPGMAMWTKVIPLKDVLAAFPKLELTDAQAEDIKHGRSIAHETAPDTIGWNEGLPIAVLIPCRDGTRQSRARKVL, encoded by the coding sequence ATGCGCCATGGTTTTCTGCTCATCGACAAGCCCATTGGTCCCTCCAGCCATGACGCCGTGGCGCAGGTGCGCGCGGTGCTCAAAGAGCAGAAGATCGGGCATCTGGGCACGCTCGATCCGGCGGCGGAGGGGCTTTTGGTGCTCGCGGTGGGGGCGAAGGCGCTCAAGGTGGTGGAGCTTTTTTCCGATCTGCCCAAAGAGTACCGCGCACACATCCATTTCGGCGCCACGAGTACGACGTACGATCGCGAGGGCGTGATCGAGCGGTGGTCGCCGGTTGCGGGCTGGCATGCTCCCGATGAGATCACGATTCGTTCGATCATCGGCAGTCGCTTCCTCGGCAAGATCCAGCAGGTGCCCCCCGCGCACTCCGCGGTGAAGATCGGCGGCGAGCGCGCGTACCGCAAGGCGCGTCAGGGCAGGGGAGTGAACATCCCTCCCCGCGAGGTCGAGATCACCGAGTGCATCATCGAGCGGTACGCGTACCCGCACCTGCACCTCAAAGTAGCCTGCGGCTCGGGTACCTACATCCGCTCGCTTGCGCACGATCTCGGGCAGGTCCTGCAGTGCGGCGGCTACCTGGAGGGGCTCAAGCGCATCAGCGTGGGGGAGTGGTCGGTGGAGGATGCCATAAAGCCCGGGATGGCGATGTGGACGAAGGTCATTCCTTTAAAGGATGTGCTCGCGGCGTTCCCGAAACTCGAACTCACCGATGCGCAGGCGGAGGATATCAAGCACGGGCGTTCCATCGCACACGAGACCGCGCCCGATACCATCGGCTGGAACGAGGGGCTACCCATTGCGGTGCTGATCCCGTGCAGGGACGGGACGAGGCAGTCACGGGCGAGGAAGGTGCTGTGA